Proteins encoded within one genomic window of Streptomyces sp. NBC_01314:
- a CDS encoding ABC transporter ATP-binding protein produces MTGTPALQIDGLAVQYPSRGFRKPSTTVIEDVSFEVGHAETVALVGESGSGKTTIGRAVLGLTPVSGGRVLLDGRDITRLTGRARRLLSSDLQAIFQNPYGSLNPALPVGRTLAEPLLAGSDRSPREVRDDIGDLLRRVGLPEDAADRYPAQFSGGQRQRIAIARAVARKPKLIICDEPTSALDVTTQAAALNLLSELQDTLGCAYLFITHDLAVVKEFAARTLVLQHGRIVEEGGSVDVCDRPQHEYTRRLVAAAPVPDPDLQRVRRQQRLGVEANA; encoded by the coding sequence GTGACCGGAACACCCGCACTCCAGATCGACGGCCTCGCGGTCCAATACCCGAGCCGTGGCTTCCGCAAGCCCTCTACCACCGTCATCGAGGACGTGTCGTTCGAGGTCGGTCACGCCGAGACGGTCGCCCTCGTGGGCGAGTCCGGCTCGGGAAAGACCACCATCGGCAGGGCGGTCCTGGGACTCACCCCGGTCAGCGGCGGACGCGTCCTGCTCGACGGGCGGGACATCACCCGTCTCACCGGCCGGGCCCGCCGACTGCTGTCCTCCGATCTCCAGGCGATCTTCCAGAACCCGTACGGGTCGCTCAATCCGGCGCTGCCGGTGGGACGGACGCTGGCCGAGCCCCTGCTCGCCGGTTCGGACCGCTCGCCCCGCGAGGTCCGCGACGACATCGGGGACCTGCTCCGCCGCGTCGGTCTTCCGGAGGACGCGGCCGACCGCTACCCGGCCCAGTTCAGCGGAGGCCAGCGCCAGCGCATCGCCATCGCCCGGGCGGTCGCCCGCAAGCCCAAGCTCATCATCTGCGACGAGCCGACCAGCGCCCTCGACGTCACCACCCAGGCCGCCGCGCTGAACCTTCTCTCCGAGCTCCAGGACACGCTCGGGTGCGCGTACCTGTTCATCACGCACGACCTCGCAGTCGTCAAGGAGTTCGCGGCCCGCACCCTGGTCCTGCAACACGGGCGCATCGTGGAGGAGGGAGGCAGCGTCGACGTGTGCGACCGGCCGCAGCACGAGTACACCCGGCGCTTGGTGGCGGCCGCCCCCGTCCCGGACCCTGACCTGCAACGGGTGCGCCGCCAGCAGCGGTTGGGGGTGGAGGCGAACGCGTGA
- a CDS encoding dipeptide/oligopeptide/nickel ABC transporter permease/ATP-binding protein encodes MTTVEAPPKARSRARINPFAGIWRRPVAAASLVVVVGITVAVVLAPLLAPHPPLAQDLLHTLSGPSADHPLGTDVLGRDVLSRLLHGGRPTLIGVGVAVVVYAVVGMSLGVLAGYLRGWTDRVIVAVMDVMLSVPAVIITLAVLAIFYQSNVAAMLTLGFFASAGLARIIRSSCIALREELFVDAARVSGLGPARIMARHILPRLTGQLLVPIFLFSGNALAIQTGLGFLGLATPAPAPSWGGMVGEAAQIMQQDPYLLFVSGGVIGLMSLSFGLVGDGLRDLEQDRRQATGGRSRRPVPAAASQDAAKPSDTTLDGAVLAVRDYSIAFATAQGPRNVVDSISFSVRPGEVFGLVGESGSGKTVTGLSLLGLLPPNGAVTSGTAWLAGTRISGLPERELQRIRGSEIALVSQEPMVALDPYFTIGSQLAEVIRRIDAGRGGKDAVRQRIRELLTSVHLRDPDDIARRHPHELSGGMLQRVVIAMALAGSPKVLIADEPTTALDVTVQAGILDLLRSLRDEHGMAIVLITHDLGVVADICDRAIVMEQGRIVEEGSVEDIFYRPEHPYTKKLIESTPSIARTEGRIA; translated from the coding sequence ATGACCACTGTCGAGGCGCCTCCGAAGGCGCGATCGCGGGCGCGGATCAACCCGTTCGCCGGGATATGGCGCCGTCCCGTCGCCGCCGCATCGCTCGTGGTGGTCGTCGGGATCACCGTCGCGGTGGTCCTCGCCCCGCTCCTGGCACCGCACCCGCCGCTGGCGCAGGACCTGCTCCACACGCTGTCCGGTCCGTCGGCGGACCATCCGCTGGGCACCGACGTCCTCGGCCGCGACGTACTGAGCCGACTGCTCCACGGCGGACGGCCCACCCTGATCGGGGTGGGGGTGGCCGTAGTCGTCTACGCCGTCGTCGGCATGTCGCTGGGCGTGCTGGCCGGCTACCTGCGCGGCTGGACCGACCGGGTCATCGTCGCCGTGATGGACGTCATGCTCTCGGTCCCCGCGGTCATCATCACACTCGCCGTTCTCGCGATCTTCTACCAGAGCAACGTCGCCGCCATGCTCACGCTCGGCTTCTTCGCCTCCGCGGGCCTCGCCCGGATCATCCGCAGCTCATGCATCGCGCTGCGCGAGGAACTGTTCGTGGACGCCGCCAGGGTGTCCGGGCTCGGCCCGGCCCGGATCATGGCCCGACACATCCTCCCCCGGCTGACAGGGCAGTTGCTGGTCCCGATCTTCCTCTTCTCGGGCAACGCCCTCGCCATCCAGACCGGCCTCGGATTCCTCGGACTGGCCACTCCCGCGCCCGCCCCGAGCTGGGGCGGCATGGTCGGGGAGGCCGCGCAGATCATGCAGCAGGACCCTTATCTGCTGTTCGTCTCCGGTGGCGTGATCGGCCTCATGTCCCTCTCCTTCGGGTTGGTGGGCGATGGGCTGCGCGACCTCGAACAGGACCGGCGGCAGGCCACGGGCGGCCGGTCGCGACGGCCGGTTCCCGCAGCGGCCTCCCAGGACGCGGCCAAGCCGTCGGACACAACGCTGGACGGGGCGGTGCTCGCTGTACGCGACTACTCGATCGCCTTCGCCACCGCGCAAGGGCCACGCAACGTCGTCGACTCCATCAGCTTCTCGGTCCGCCCCGGTGAGGTCTTCGGTCTCGTGGGCGAATCCGGCAGCGGAAAGACGGTGACCGGCTTGTCCCTGCTCGGGCTCCTCCCGCCCAACGGGGCGGTCACGAGCGGCACGGCCTGGCTGGCCGGCACCCGCATCAGCGGTCTGCCGGAGCGGGAGCTGCAGCGCATCCGCGGCAGCGAGATCGCCCTGGTGTCGCAGGAGCCCATGGTGGCGCTCGACCCGTACTTCACCATCGGCTCCCAGCTGGCCGAGGTCATCCGGCGCATCGATGCCGGGCGGGGCGGCAAGGACGCCGTACGGCAGCGGATCCGCGAGCTGCTGACCAGCGTCCACCTGCGGGATCCGGACGACATCGCGCGCCGGCACCCGCACGAACTGTCCGGCGGCATGCTCCAGCGCGTCGTCATCGCCATGGCGCTGGCCGGGTCACCGAAGGTGCTGATCGCCGACGAACCCACCACGGCACTGGACGTCACCGTGCAGGCGGGAATCCTGGACCTGCTGCGGTCGCTGCGCGACGAGCACGGCATGGCGATCGTCCTGATCACCCACGACCTGGGAGTGGTGGCCGACATCTGCGACCGCGCGATCGTGATGGAACAGGGCCGGATCGTGGAGGAGGGCTCGGTCGAGGACATCTTCTACCGGCCCGAGCACCCGTACACGAAGAAGCTCATCGAGAGCACACCCAGCATCGCTCGTACGGAGGGCAGGATCGCGTGA
- a CDS encoding ABC transporter permease, with product MLSIILRRLALSIPLLVIVSAITFLLESFVPGDPARTVLGINATQEQYDALRAAMHLDQPVVVQYWLYLRDILRGDLGDSLFTGESVLGLIGQRLPVTLALVIGGTVLASLVGVVLGVFSSTRGRFTRRLFDIVSLLGSAVPNFWIALMLVAVFAVKFALFPATGYTPFAESPGQWAAGLVLPVAALSIGGVAFISKVTRDAMLTTLSLDHIRTLRASGIRPSSIVWKHALRGCGLPVVTTIGLMMITFIPGTILVENVFTLPGLGTTVVDATNQHDLPVVQGLTITFTVMVIVVNLLVDILYSLLNPKVRTE from the coding sequence ATGCTCTCCATCATTCTCCGCAGGCTGGCGCTGTCCATCCCGCTCCTTGTGATCGTCTCTGCGATCACCTTCCTCCTGGAGTCGTTCGTGCCGGGAGATCCGGCACGAACGGTGCTCGGGATCAACGCGACGCAGGAGCAGTACGACGCCCTGAGGGCCGCGATGCATCTCGACCAGCCGGTCGTCGTGCAGTACTGGCTGTACCTCCGCGACATCCTGCGGGGTGACCTCGGCGACTCGCTCTTCACCGGCGAATCCGTGCTGGGGCTGATCGGGCAACGCCTGCCGGTCACCCTGGCGCTGGTGATCGGGGGAACCGTGCTCGCGAGCCTGGTCGGCGTCGTGCTCGGCGTCTTCAGCTCGACGCGCGGCCGGTTCACCCGCCGACTGTTCGACATCGTGTCCCTGCTGGGCAGCGCGGTGCCCAACTTCTGGATCGCACTGATGCTGGTCGCCGTGTTCGCCGTCAAGTTCGCCCTCTTCCCCGCCACCGGGTACACCCCGTTCGCCGAGTCGCCCGGGCAATGGGCCGCCGGCCTCGTCCTGCCGGTGGCCGCCCTCTCGATCGGCGGAGTCGCCTTCATCTCCAAGGTCACTCGCGACGCGATGCTGACCACCCTCAGCCTCGACCACATCAGAACGCTGCGGGCCTCCGGCATCCGGCCCTCGTCGATCGTCTGGAAGCACGCCCTGCGGGGCTGCGGACTGCCGGTGGTGACCACGATCGGCCTCATGATGATCACCTTCATCCCCGGCACGATCCTCGTCGAGAACGTCTTCACCCTGCCCGGTCTGGGCACCACGGTCGTGGACGCGACCAACCAGCACGATCTGCCGGTCGTGCAGGGCCTCACCATCACCTTCACGGTCATGGTCATCGTGGTGAACCTTCTCGTCGACATCCTCTACAGCCTCCTCAACCCGAAGGTACGTACGGAATGA
- a CDS encoding ABC transporter substrate-binding protein, with amino-acid sequence MKRRTALQASIGVVATLTLAACGGAQSDNGNGGDVGPVDLTIALSSAPNSLDPAQVAVGPFLNYMDPAYATLLTRKADGALGAGLADKWGYVGKKNTKFELHLRKGLKFADGTPVTAADVVNSFKYFQKGSGPTVAYFRPLTFSTPDTSTVVVSSPTPNPDMGTLFTPSYMGGAIISPAGLKAPKKLASATFGAGPYVYSAQQSVSGDHYVYVPNKNFWDKSAVHFKKITVRVMPNVNSQVQALKSGQIDLMYGTPDVAPTVKGDKSLATLTKPTTWAGLFLLDREGTVVKGLGDERVRQALNFAIDRSAITKAVYGDFGTPVSQPAMPGYDGYSPVAADMYSYDPAKAKKLLKAAGYGKGLTIPVNYGSFDPSTTKMLQAVQAQLAEVGVKLKLRAATNFGAWINDLLSKKYAATVLSPGTGGEPNFYAQQAAFTKTGIMNLFGVSDPDFDAAYARLAKSDAKSGGAAAKDLTDVIVQKALALPVSGTDTIAMYNKKLHGVQFPEGGAQLTSNTIWTVR; translated from the coding sequence ATGAAGAGAAGAACCGCACTCCAGGCCTCGATCGGCGTGGTGGCCACGCTCACGCTCGCCGCCTGTGGTGGCGCACAGAGCGACAACGGGAACGGCGGCGACGTCGGCCCGGTCGACCTGACCATCGCCCTGTCCTCGGCGCCCAACAGCCTGGACCCCGCCCAGGTCGCCGTCGGGCCCTTCCTGAACTACATGGACCCCGCCTACGCGACCCTGCTGACCCGCAAGGCCGACGGCGCCCTCGGGGCCGGGCTGGCCGACAAGTGGGGCTACGTCGGCAAGAAGAACACCAAGTTCGAGCTCCACCTGCGCAAGGGCCTGAAGTTCGCCGACGGCACACCGGTCACCGCCGCCGACGTCGTCAACTCGTTCAAGTACTTCCAGAAGGGCAGCGGACCCACCGTCGCCTACTTCCGTCCCCTGACCTTCTCCACGCCGGACACTTCGACCGTGGTGGTCAGCAGCCCTACACCCAACCCCGACATGGGCACCCTGTTCACGCCCTCGTACATGGGCGGCGCCATCATCAGCCCGGCCGGGCTGAAGGCCCCGAAGAAGCTGGCCTCCGCGACCTTCGGCGCCGGACCGTACGTGTACAGCGCCCAGCAGTCCGTCTCCGGCGACCACTATGTCTACGTTCCGAACAAGAACTTCTGGGACAAGTCCGCCGTGCACTTCAAGAAGATCACCGTCCGGGTGATGCCGAACGTCAACTCACAGGTGCAGGCCCTGAAGTCCGGGCAGATCGACCTCATGTACGGCACTCCGGACGTGGCGCCGACCGTCAAGGGCGACAAGTCGCTCGCCACGCTCACGAAGCCCACCACCTGGGCGGGCCTGTTCCTCCTGGACCGTGAAGGCACCGTCGTCAAGGGGCTGGGCGACGAGCGTGTCCGGCAGGCACTGAACTTCGCCATCGATCGCTCCGCGATCACGAAGGCGGTCTACGGCGACTTCGGCACACCGGTCTCCCAGCCGGCGATGCCCGGTTACGACGGCTACAGCCCCGTCGCCGCGGACATGTACTCCTACGACCCGGCCAAGGCCAAGAAGCTGCTGAAGGCGGCGGGGTACGGCAAGGGCCTGACCATCCCGGTGAACTACGGGTCGTTCGACCCCTCGACGACCAAGATGCTCCAGGCCGTGCAGGCCCAGCTCGCCGAGGTGGGCGTCAAGCTGAAGCTGCGGGCCGCCACGAACTTCGGCGCGTGGATCAACGACCTGCTGTCGAAGAAGTACGCGGCCACCGTGCTGTCACCCGGCACGGGTGGCGAGCCCAACTTCTACGCACAACAGGCGGCCTTCACCAAGACGGGCATCATGAACCTCTTCGGCGTGAGCGACCCGGACTTCGATGCCGCCTACGCCCGGCTCGCCAAGTCGGACGCGAAGTCCGGCGGGGCGGCGGCGAAGGATCTCACCGATGTGATCGTGCAGAAGGCGCTCGCGCTGCCGGTGTCCGGTACCGACACGATCGCCATGTACAACAAGAAGTTGCATGGCGTGCAGTTCCCGGAGGGCGGCGCCCAGCTGACCTCGAACACCATATGGACCGTTCGCTAG
- a CDS encoding LacI family DNA-binding transcriptional regulator, with product MAPRSGRVTSADVAREAGVSRATVSFVLNNTAHQKITDATRQRVLAAAERLGYAPSAAARTLRYGRSDVVLGLLPDWPLGYATGLLIQELTLAFAKRNLTFVVHSGIRGARPLSEIWKALTPAAVLSFEPYTDSDATAMRAAGIEVIAALYDDKGLGSDEGITNANAIGAAQARHLAAASHRRLGYAYPDDERVAVFARPRLDGVRRVCAELGLPAPDVRTVPLTPGAATDTVRSWLAADPQVTGICAFNDDVAMSVLAGLRHLGLEAPRDMAVVGVDNTPAAAVSWPPLTSVVQDLPGIAELYADSVRAALDGAQAPGNPVEPHIRLEVRESA from the coding sequence ATGGCACCGCGAAGCGGGAGAGTGACGAGTGCGGATGTGGCCCGAGAAGCCGGTGTGTCGCGGGCGACGGTGAGCTTCGTCCTCAACAACACGGCACATCAGAAGATCACCGATGCCACGCGGCAGCGGGTTCTCGCAGCGGCCGAGCGGCTGGGTTACGCCCCGTCGGCCGCGGCGCGGACCCTCCGGTACGGCCGCTCCGACGTGGTGCTCGGCCTGCTGCCCGACTGGCCACTCGGCTACGCGACCGGCCTGCTCATCCAGGAGCTGACGCTTGCGTTCGCGAAGCGGAATCTCACCTTCGTCGTCCACTCCGGCATCCGGGGCGCCCGCCCACTGAGTGAGATCTGGAAGGCCCTCACACCGGCCGCCGTGCTGTCCTTCGAGCCGTACACCGACTCCGACGCGACGGCGATGCGGGCTGCGGGCATCGAGGTGATCGCCGCCCTGTACGACGACAAGGGGCTCGGGTCGGATGAGGGCATCACCAACGCGAACGCGATCGGTGCCGCCCAGGCCCGCCACCTGGCCGCCGCCTCCCACCGTCGGCTGGGATACGCGTACCCCGACGACGAGCGGGTCGCCGTCTTCGCCCGGCCGCGCCTGGACGGTGTCCGCAGGGTCTGCGCAGAGCTGGGACTGCCCGCTCCCGACGTCCGGACCGTCCCGCTGACCCCGGGTGCCGCCACCGACACGGTACGGTCCTGGCTCGCCGCCGATCCCCAGGTGACCGGTATCTGCGCGTTCAACGACGACGTGGCCATGAGCGTGCTGGCCGGTCTGCGCCACCTCGGCCTCGAAGCCCCTCGGGACATGGCGGTCGTCGGCGTCGACAACACCCCTGCCGCGGCGGTGTCCTGGCCACCGCTGACCAGCGTCGTCCAGGACCTCCCCGGCATCGCCGAGCTGTACGCGGACTCGGTGCGGGCCGCACTCGACGGCGCACAGGCCCCGGGGAACCCGGTGGAGCCGCACATCCGGCTGGAGGTCCGCGAGTCGGCGTGA
- a CDS encoding alpha/beta hydrolase fold domain-containing protein translates to MPLDPYLAERLHLLAGLTFPDLADPDAQARFGEFMRDPTEWAQPDVVVENRETAGPHGPVPIRTYTPRRPGSTAVLWAHGGGFLGGDLDMPEAHVVAAELAARAGAVVVSVDYRLAAGGVRYPVPLDDVCAAWRWLRTELAADADVVALGGASAGAALALAAALRDREGALRPADLLLLAYPFAHFPVPALDSSTAAEMAALPPTMRFTTADVEFMVENYVGRLTDLPRHALPGAAPLHGLPPVHLLVSEYDDLRPSAELLARQLTASEVEVSTCLAAGMPHGHLNRTPALAEVDRSLDFFADALR, encoded by the coding sequence ATGCCCCTCGACCCCTATCTCGCGGAGAGACTGCACCTCCTCGCCGGCCTCACGTTCCCCGATCTCGCCGACCCGGACGCCCAGGCCCGGTTCGGCGAGTTCATGCGGGATCCGACGGAATGGGCCCAACCCGATGTCGTCGTCGAGAACCGCGAGACGGCCGGCCCGCACGGCCCTGTGCCCATACGGACGTACACTCCGCGTCGCCCCGGTTCCACGGCCGTCCTGTGGGCGCACGGTGGCGGCTTCCTCGGCGGCGACCTCGACATGCCCGAGGCGCACGTCGTCGCGGCCGAACTGGCGGCGCGGGCGGGGGCGGTGGTGGTCTCAGTCGACTACCGGCTGGCGGCCGGCGGCGTTCGCTACCCGGTTCCACTCGACGACGTGTGCGCCGCGTGGCGGTGGCTGAGGACCGAACTGGCCGCCGACGCCGATGTCGTGGCCCTCGGCGGGGCGAGCGCGGGCGCTGCGCTGGCTCTCGCCGCGGCCCTACGGGACCGGGAGGGGGCACTGCGACCGGCCGATCTCCTCCTGCTCGCCTACCCGTTCGCGCACTTCCCCGTCCCGGCCCTGGACAGCTCGACGGCAGCCGAGATGGCGGCCCTCCCGCCGACGATGCGGTTCACCACGGCGGACGTCGAGTTCATGGTGGAGAACTATGTCGGCCGGCTCACCGACCTCCCGCGCCACGCACTGCCGGGCGCGGCCCCGCTGCACGGTCTCCCGCCCGTTCACCTGCTGGTCTCCGAGTACGACGACCTCCGGCCGTCGGCCGAGCTCCTGGCGCGGCAGTTGACCGCGTCCGAGGTCGAGGTCAGCACCTGCCTGGCCGCCGGTATGCCGCACGGTCACCTCAACCGGACCCCGGCTCTCGCCGAGGTCGACCGGTCACTCGACTTCTTCGCCGACGCACTGCGATAG
- a CDS encoding family 78 glycoside hydrolase catalytic domain, whose product MSTSSPTAHHTTDAATTVTGLRTPDDSGLVATPHPMPRLSWSLTGARPDILQHAYEIQVSADPSFSDTTSSGEVESDTVTDHPWPAQPLNSRETRYWRVRVRTDLGWTRWSDSARVEAALLDDVDWAARPVHLPSDRGRSSPGPVPLLRREFHLPAEPVSARLYVTSLGVHRTTVNGRPVSDDLLEPGWTSYPNRLLYATYDVTDLLRPGANALSAAVGDGWVRGHLTWHKNRDVYGDTTALLAQLEVDLADGTRVTVITDGRWKGGYGDLLAADLYDGCERDLRHEPRGWQLPHFVDHGWEPVAVLPLPGGLAQRAHPPVRVVQVIRPEQRTLPDGTIAVDAGENVTGWLRIRVDGRQGSTVTVRHAEVLDGEGRLLTSILRGARATDQYTLADGQAELTPEFTFHGFRYAEIGTSPDVTVEAIEVEVVASDLRRIGGFHCSDDRVNTLYANVVRSQRGNFLAVPTDCPQRDERLGWTGDIMAFAPTACATFDSGSFLDSWLTDLRIEQRSDGAVPLVVPDVPLGELPPAELPFAGAAAGWGDAATVVPAALYEAYGRPGMLERHYAAMRAWVGFTVDHLDEDGTWSGNAQLGDWLDPAAPPEDPAAATTDSAYVATAFVAHSARLLADADRALGRPDDAARYEALHRRTAEAAWRKWGDHARTTQTGCALALEFGIVPTTERADVGKALASLVRANGGRIATGFLGTPFVLPALSGTGHTAEAYELLLNPECPGWLYQVARGATTMWERWDAIRPDGTIDVEKAGTMLSFNHYAYGAVAAWLYRSVAGLRPTAPGYRTLDIAPRPGSTLTSAEASIDTPYGTASVAWSISGDTLTVKAVVPPGTTGRFSAPEGWRCTETVDELGSGSHLMSLRQVTGS is encoded by the coding sequence ATGAGTACATCGAGCCCCACGGCACACCACACGACGGACGCCGCGACCACGGTCACCGGCCTGCGCACCCCGGACGACTCCGGCCTCGTCGCCACCCCGCACCCCATGCCGCGCCTTTCGTGGTCGCTGACCGGCGCACGGCCGGACATCCTGCAACACGCCTACGAGATCCAGGTGTCGGCCGACCCGTCCTTCAGCGACACCACGTCCAGCGGTGAGGTCGAGTCCGACACGGTGACCGACCACCCGTGGCCTGCGCAACCCCTGAACAGTCGCGAGACCCGGTACTGGCGGGTCCGTGTCCGCACCGATCTCGGGTGGACACGGTGGAGCGACTCCGCCCGTGTGGAGGCCGCGCTGCTCGACGACGTGGACTGGGCGGCTCGCCCCGTCCATCTGCCCAGTGACCGGGGCCGTTCCTCCCCCGGCCCCGTGCCGTTGCTCCGCCGGGAGTTCCACCTCCCGGCGGAGCCGGTGTCCGCCCGCCTGTACGTCACCTCGCTCGGTGTGCACCGCACCACGGTCAACGGCCGTCCCGTCTCCGACGACCTGCTGGAACCGGGCTGGACCAGCTACCCCAACCGGCTGCTCTACGCCACCTACGACGTCACCGACCTGCTCCGCCCCGGCGCGAACGCCCTCTCCGCCGCGGTCGGCGACGGCTGGGTCCGCGGCCACCTCACCTGGCACAAGAACCGCGACGTCTACGGCGACACGACGGCACTGCTCGCCCAGCTCGAAGTCGACCTGGCCGACGGGACCAGGGTCACGGTCATCACCGACGGACGCTGGAAGGGCGGTTACGGCGACCTGCTGGCGGCGGACCTGTACGACGGCTGCGAACGCGACCTCCGCCACGAGCCCCGCGGCTGGCAACTGCCCCACTTCGTCGACCATGGCTGGGAACCCGTCGCCGTACTGCCCCTGCCCGGCGGCCTGGCACAACGGGCCCACCCGCCCGTGCGCGTCGTCCAGGTCATCCGGCCCGAACAGCGGACCCTCCCCGACGGCACGATCGCCGTCGACGCGGGCGAGAACGTGACCGGCTGGCTGAGGATCCGCGTCGACGGGCGGCAGGGAAGTACCGTCACCGTCCGGCACGCCGAGGTCCTCGACGGCGAAGGCCGCCTGCTGACGAGCATCCTGCGCGGCGCCCGCGCCACCGACCAGTACACCCTGGCCGACGGCCAGGCCGAGCTGACGCCGGAGTTCACCTTCCACGGCTTCCGGTACGCCGAGATCGGTACCTCGCCCGACGTGACCGTCGAGGCGATCGAGGTCGAGGTCGTGGCCAGCGATCTGCGCCGCATCGGCGGGTTCCACTGCTCCGACGACCGCGTGAACACCCTGTACGCCAACGTCGTACGCTCCCAGCGCGGCAACTTCCTCGCCGTGCCCACGGACTGCCCGCAGCGCGACGAGCGGCTCGGCTGGACCGGCGACATCATGGCCTTCGCCCCGACGGCGTGCGCCACGTTCGACAGCGGCTCCTTCCTCGACAGCTGGCTCACCGACCTCCGCATCGAGCAACGGTCCGACGGCGCGGTCCCGCTGGTGGTCCCCGACGTACCGCTCGGTGAACTCCCGCCCGCCGAGCTGCCGTTCGCCGGAGCCGCCGCGGGCTGGGGCGACGCCGCCACGGTCGTACCGGCCGCCCTCTACGAGGCCTACGGCCGGCCGGGCATGCTGGAACGCCACTACGCGGCGATGCGCGCGTGGGTCGGGTTCACCGTCGATCACCTGGACGAGGACGGCACCTGGAGCGGCAACGCGCAGCTCGGTGACTGGCTCGACCCCGCCGCGCCACCGGAGGACCCGGCGGCCGCCACCACCGACTCCGCCTATGTGGCCACCGCCTTCGTCGCGCACAGCGCCCGACTACTCGCCGACGCGGACCGTGCGCTGGGCCGCCCCGACGACGCCGCACGGTACGAGGCGCTGCACCGGCGTACCGCCGAGGCCGCCTGGCGCAAGTGGGGCGACCACGCCCGCACCACCCAGACGGGCTGCGCGCTCGCCCTGGAGTTCGGCATCGTGCCCACCACGGAGCGCGCCGACGTGGGCAAGGCCCTCGCGAGTCTGGTGCGCGCCAACGGCGGCCGTATCGCCACCGGCTTCCTGGGCACACCGTTCGTGCTGCCTGCCCTGAGCGGCACCGGCCACACGGCCGAGGCGTACGAGCTGTTGCTCAACCCCGAGTGTCCGGGCTGGCTCTACCAGGTCGCGCGCGGCGCCACCACCATGTGGGAACGGTGGGACGCCATCCGCCCCGACGGCACCATCGACGTCGAGAAGGCCGGCACGATGCTGTCGTTCAACCACTACGCCTACGGTGCGGTCGCCGCCTGGCTCTACCGGTCCGTGGCGGGTCTGCGACCCACCGCGCCCGGCTACCGCACCCTCGACATCGCCCCACGCCCCGGCTCCACGCTCACTTCCGCCGAGGCCTCGATCGACACTCCCTACGGCACCGCGTCCGTCGCCTGGTCGATCAGCGGCGACACCCTGACGGTGAAGGCCGTAGTGCCGCCCGGCACCACCGGACGGTTCAGCGCACCCGAGGGCTGGCGCTGCACGGAGACCGTCGACGAACTCGGATCCGGCAGCCACCTCATGTCCCTGCGTCAGGTCACCGGTTCCTGA
- a CDS encoding alpha/beta hydrolase, with translation MIRHHDFRHHDLTLRSTLHIPEGPADTRHPTVVFVHGFTANRLELPNFVAMSRLLAANGIASVRFDLSGHGESDGDFFDVTITGEIAETRAILRAVRILDFVDPDRIGLVGMSMGGVVAGITAAEETGIGALCLWSPAAVAPFEAAKGHLKGRSVTPEIEEKGYFDADGHRVSPAMVKDIAGLDVYRRSGAYTGPVHILHGDNDGIAPLEYVRRYLDHYDGNAELEIVEGADHAWGSVPHRGRLHGSTLRFLRRHLQR, from the coding sequence TTGATCCGCCACCACGACTTCCGTCACCACGATCTGACGCTGCGCTCGACGCTGCACATCCCCGAAGGACCGGCGGACACCCGCCATCCGACCGTGGTGTTCGTCCACGGCTTCACCGCCAACCGCCTCGAACTGCCGAACTTCGTAGCCATGTCCCGGCTGTTGGCGGCCAACGGCATCGCCTCGGTCCGCTTCGACCTCTCGGGCCACGGGGAGAGCGACGGCGACTTCTTCGACGTGACCATCACGGGCGAGATCGCCGAGACCCGCGCGATCCTGCGGGCGGTCCGGATCCTCGACTTCGTCGACCCCGACCGCATCGGCCTGGTCGGCATGAGCATGGGCGGTGTGGTCGCCGGGATCACGGCCGCCGAGGAGACCGGCATCGGCGCGCTGTGCCTGTGGTCCCCGGCGGCGGTCGCCCCGTTCGAGGCCGCCAAGGGACATCTCAAGGGCCGGAGCGTCACCCCGGAGATCGAGGAGAAGGGCTACTTCGACGCCGACGGCCACCGGGTGAGCCCGGCCATGGTCAAGGACATCGCCGGCCTCGATGTCTACCGGCGGTCCGGCGCGTACACCGGACCCGTCCACATCCTCCACGGCGACAACGACGGCATCGCACCCCTGGAGTACGTACGCCGCTACCTGGACCACTACGACGGGAACGCGGAACTCGAGATCGTCGAAGGCGCGGACCACGCCTGGGGGAGCGTCCCCCACCGCGGCAGGCTGCACGGGTCCACGCTGCGATTCCTCCGGAGGCACCTCCAGCGATGA